The proteins below are encoded in one region of Penicillium psychrofluorescens genome assembly, chromosome: 4:
- a CDS encoding uncharacterized protein (ID:PFLUO_006126-T1.cds;~source:funannotate), giving the protein MAPSREELLSLARGLSFEIPDHEIEDYEVLLARTEKTLETVAAMDGKQNVHFPQAADNPLGAWAWRFELSSKSPISNILQDKTFCLKDNICVAGVPCLLGTDTFRDWIPRTDATVVTRIIDAGGTITGKAVCENLSRGAVSSTAATGPVHNPYARGYSVGGSSSGTAAVVASGGTDMGLGCDQGGSIRIPAALTGLYGLKPTAGLVPYTGIASNDASLDYVGPITTTCLDNAVLLEAIAGADGLDDRSGPGIPSPKDVPRYSHLIRQSAAAGIEGLRIGVLKEGLPADIDPHVEKKFRDAVKVFEKLGASVQDVSVPLHAHGRGVYSVLSKMGNHMGMMGQATGRRQAMLTDLYEKKGFPYTPEVVSKMSVMSKDGLLAGEFAWQRYATVYPKAANIMRKLKDLYDGVLSSVDVIVMPTTLSPANRLPAVDAKPVVQMEAAKGMTENTCSFNATGHPALAMPIGFVPAKDDVSTKLPASMQVVGRWHDELTVLRVAYAWEQTINWKEF; this is encoded by the exons ATGGCTCCGTCCCGGGAAGAGCTGCTCTCTCTGGCAAGAGGGCTGTCCTTTGAGATACCGGACCATGAGATCGAGGACTATGAGgtgcttcttgcgcgcaCGGAAAAGACATTGGAGACCGTGGCCGCGATGGACGGCAA GCAAAACGTCCATTTCCCGCAAGCAGCGGACAACCCTCTTGGAGCATGGGCCTGGCGATTCGAACTATCCTCTAAGTCGCCAATTTCGAACATTTTGCAAGACAAGACCTTCTGTCTGAAAGACAACATTTGCGTCGCCGGCGTGCCGTGCCTACTCGGCACTGACACTTTTCGCGACTGGATCCCACGCACCGATGCCACCGTGGTGACGCGCATCATTGACGCCGGCGGCACCATCACCGGCAAGGCCGTATGCGAGAATCTGTCGCGTGGGGCTGTCAGCTCGACTGCAGCAACAGGCCCGGTGCACAACCCATACGCGCGGGGGTATTCAGTTGGGGGCAGCAGCTCGGGCACGGCGGCAGTGGTGGCGAGCGGCGGCACGGACATGGGTCTCGGTTGCGATCAAGGAGGTAGTATTCGCATCCCGGCCGCCCTGACGGGGCTGTATGGGCTCAAGCCGACGGCAGGGCTGGTGCCATATACGGGAATCGCGAGTAATGATGCGAGCTTGGATTATGTTGGGCCTATAACCACGACATGTCTCGACAATGCCGTGTTGCTAGAGGCGATTGCCGGCGCagatggtcttgatgaccgCTCGGGGCCCGGGATCCCATCCCCCAAGGATGTGCCACGTTATTCGCACTTGATTAGGCAAAGTGCAGCGGCCGGAATTGAGGGGCTGAGGATAGGTGTGTTGAAAGAAGGCCTACCGGCCGATATCGACCCGCACGTGGAGAAAAAGTTCAGAGATGCGGTCAAAGTCTTCGAAAAACTGGGAGCTAGCGTGCAGGATGTCAGCGTCCCGCTTCACGCTCATGGCAGAGGGGTATATTCGGTACTCAGCAAAATGGGGAATCATATGGGAATGATGGGACAGGCCACGGGCCGGCGACAAGCGATGCTGACAGACTTatacgagaagaagggcttTCCCTACACACCTGAAGTGGTGAGCAAG ATGAGCGTTATGAGCAAAGATGgcctcctcgctggcgagTTCGCCTGGCAACGCTATGCAACCGTATATCCGAAGGCTGCAAACATCATGCGTAAGCTGAAAGATCTATATGATGGCGTTCTCTCCTCGGTGGACGTGATAGTGATGCCCACGACGCTGTCGCCCGCGAACCGCCTCCCAGCTGTAGACGCAAAGCCAGTGGTCCAAATGGAAGCGGCGAAAGGAATGACGGAGAACACTTGCTCATTCAATGCTACAGGGCATCCAGCGCTGGCAATGCCAATCGGATTTGTGCCTGCAAAGGACGATGTGAGCACCAAACTACCTGCTAGTATGCAGGTTGTGGGCAGGTGGCACGATGAGTTGACAGTCTTACGAGTTGCGTATGCGTGGGAGCAAACTATCAACTGGAAAGAATTTTGA
- a CDS encoding uncharacterized protein (ID:PFLUO_006127-T1.cds;~source:funannotate), whose protein sequence is MVHIEPKYQVPRDFEGYGEEGFDAKWPNGARIAVSFVLNYEEGGERCILDGDNMSEPYLWEKGSSGGHRDNARYLNAEHDFEYGSRVASWRLIRLFKEFGWTFTTYAVAMALKKNPTFAKALVRDGHEIATHGVRWKDFWDYNLEEDKAYIKESLLLLKEVTGEMPAGAYFGRGTPQTHHLFPEVWKELGAEFLWSSECYNDDVPYWLDLPWENDLPEKDREGMLLIPYNYDCNDGKFHMAPGFGSSSGESYEKYLKNTFDMLYREGGKMMNIPIHTRIIGKPGRCEALRNFMKYVADKPDVWVTNRRDIAKHFRSKFPYQPDRKWVEDARKQE, encoded by the exons ATGGTCCACATTGAGCCAAAGTACCAAGTCCCCCGTGATTTTGAGGGTTACGGCGAGGAAGGGTTTGACGCCAAATGGCCCAACGGCGCGCGTATTGCGGTGTCGTTTGTGCTGAACTATGA GGAAGGTGGTGAGCGCTGCATTCTGGACGGCGACAATATGTCGGAGCCGTACCTATGGGAGAAGGGTTCGTCGGGTGGACACCGTGATAACGCCCGGTATCTCAATGCCGAGCACGACTTCGAATACGGTAGTCGAGTGGCTTCGTGGCGGTTGATCCGCCTGTTCAAGGAGTTTGGCTGGACCTTCACGACCTATGCAGTTGCGATGGCCCTGAAGAAGAATCCAACCTTTGCCAAAGCCTTGGTGCGCGATGGTCACGAAATAGCTACCCACGGTGTGCGATGGAAGGACTTCTGGGACTATAACTTGGAGGAGGATAAGGCGTATATCAAGGagagcctgctgctgctgaaggAGGTTACTGGAGAGATGCCTGCTGGTGCCTACTTTGGTCGTGGTACCCCACAGACACATCATCTGTTCCCTGAGGTCTGGAAGGAGCTGGGTGCGGAGTTCCTCTGGTCATCGGAGTGCTACAATGACGATGTACCTTACTGGCTTGACCTGCCATGGGAAAACGACCTGCCCGAAAAGGATCGGGAGGGTATGCTCTTGATCCCATATAAC TACGACTGCAATGATGGCAAATTCCACATGGCGCCCGGTTTCGGCTCCAGTTCAGGCGAGAGCTATGAGAAGTATCTCAAGAACACATTCGACATGCTGTACCGCGAGGGCGGCAAGATGATGAACATTCCAATTCACACACGTATCATCGGAAAGCCCGGCCGATGCGAAGCGCTGCGTAACTTTATGAAGTACGTCGCCGACAAGCCTGATGTTTGGGTGACGAACAGACGAGATATCGCCAAGCACTTCCGGTCTAAGTTTCCTTACCAGCCTGACCGAAAGTGGGTTGAGGACGCCAGGAAACAGGAATAA
- a CDS encoding uncharacterized protein (ID:PFLUO_006128-T1.cds;~source:funannotate) codes for MFNCTKSGASCDLQNIRGEDLVVAKYVQSLENKVACLEIQLQRHQPARAEQPDARFPPGGLPGRISIGDVQVNSLCFDMPDASSFADSSQFGLHLALNLSDVAQASTMSKAGTTSPQSTEDSHSQGDRLDTSPSSGSYPFTSIMDNHAEGAGPPSEDLGMKLIETYSERLDWRYPFLDLDQILELHQGREALSRVDPQSLTANQRFGLFKLYLVYAIGSGLLALTEKQTSSPTPEAFYATAIQHISAAREPQSLESIEAMVLLGIFHLRCSLSQELWYLIGFAMRTCIHQGMYLSRREVDLLPATIQKRRKLFWTVYSLERNISIALGYPVSLPDRLIDVDMPTVMRDDDHKLRQAIHIFQLRRIESRIHHSIYRNDRTLQDLLPKTKGHYQQLQEWKDSIVASVDLYSSRRLDYFLLHYHRAMRLLIQPFLSILPSSDPYYNACLESAGQICQIHKRLHQNSDYGHSFIAVQTVFVSGIVLLYCLWTHASDVWSVRLSNNIRACSSVLFVMGERTPWVRRYRDAFEALVSVTMERLETQQTGTGVGGAGTTEDIPMNDTAAPAAQDTQIDSNAVVSSEEFMNGPESVPGEPMPPPLQVLQDRWMEFDTMAVVNELATWADPDTPSAQIPWTLGYGNFGDSSWEEWQLP; via the exons ATGTTTAA ctgtACAAAATCAGGGGCATCATGCGACTTGCAAAATATTCGCGGCGAAGACCTGGTCGTGGCAAA GTATGTTCAAAGCCTAGAAAACAAGGTCGCCTGCCTAGAGATCCAACTCCAGCGGCATCAGCCGGCGCGGGCTGAACAGCCGGATGCCAGGTTTCCTCCGGGCGGGTTGCCGGGACGTATCAGCATTGGCGATGTTCAAGTCAACTCTCTATGTTTCGATATGCCCGATGCATCTTCGTTCGCCGACTCTTCACAGTTTGGGCTTCATCTTGCCCTTAATCTCAGTGATGTCGCGCAAGCTTCAACGATGAGCAAGGCAGGGACGACCAGCCCCCAGTCAACGGAGGATTCTCATTCTCAGGGTGACCGTCTGGATACCTCTCCCAGTTCGGGGAGCTATCCATTTACCTCCATTATGGACAATCACGCAGAGGGTGCTGGACCGCCTTCAGAGGACTTGGGTATGAAGCTCATCGAGACCTACTCGGAGAGACTAGATTGGAGGTATCCTTTCTTGGATCTGGATCAGATTTTGGAACTGCACCAAGGGAGAGAAGCCCTTTCACGTGTGGACCCGCAATCCCTGACAGCGAACCAGCGATTTGGGTTATTCAAACTGTACCTCGTGTATGCTATAGGGTCTGGACTGCTTGCTTTGACAGAAAAACagacatcctcgccaacaCCGGAG GCTTTTTATGCAACAGCCATACAGCATATTTCAGCGGCACGAGAACCTCAATCGCTCGAGAGCATCGAGGCCATGGTCCTTCTGGGCATTTTCCACCTCCGTTGCTCCCTCAGCCAAGAGCTATGGTACTTAATTGGATTCGCCATGCGTACCTGCATTCACCAGGGAATGTACCTTTCCCGGCGCGAGGTCGATCTCCTCCCCGCGACCATCCAAAAGCGACGGAAGCTCTTTTGGACTGTTTACTCACTCGAGCGCAACATTTCAATCGCACTCGGTTACCCCGTCAGTCTTCCTGATCGGTTGATCGACGTGGATATGCCCACTGTGATGCGAGACGATGACCACAAACTACGACAGGCCATCCatatcttccagctcagGAGGATTGAGTCTAGAATTCATCATTCTATATACCGCAATGACCGCACCCTGCAAGATCTACTTCCCAAGACGAAAGGGCACTACCAGCAACTGCAGGAGTGGAAGGACAGCATAGTGGCGTCTGTGGATCTATACAGCAGCCGTCGCCTAGACtactttcttcttcactaTCACCGAGCCATgcgcctcctcatccagcCTTTTCTCTCTATTTTGCCGAGTTCTGACCCTTACTACAATGCCTGTCTAGAGTCGGCGGGTCAGATCTGTCAAATTCACAAGAGACTGCATCAAAACTCCGACTATGGACATAGTTTCATCGCCGTACAGACCGTCTTTGTTTCTGGCATCGTGCTGCTCTACTGCTTGTGGACGCATGCGAGTGATGTGTGGAGTGTACGGTTAAGCAATAATATTCGAGCATGCTCGAGCGTGCTGTTCGTCATGGGAGAACGAACCCCATGGGTACGACGATACCGTGACGCATTTGAGGCGCTGGTGAGCGTGACTATGGAGAGACTGGAGACACAACAGACAGGCACTGGAGTAGGTGGTGCGGGAACCACAGAAGATATTCCCATGAACGACACTGCAGCCCCGGCGGCCCAGGATACTCAAATTGATAGCAATGCGGTCGTCTCGAGTGAAGAATTCATGAATGGACCCGAATCTGTCCCGGGAGAACCTATGCCACCGCCGCTGCAGGTTTTACAGGACCGATGGATGGAATTCGACACCATGGCGGTTGTGAACGAGCTTGCCACCTGGGCAGATCCCGACACGCCCTCGGCGCAAATACCTTGGACGCTCGGCTATGGGAACTTTGGTGACAGCAGTTGGGAGGAATGGCAGTTGCCATAG
- a CDS encoding uncharacterized protein (ID:PFLUO_006129-T1.cds;~source:funannotate): MTWAIRTTDAFGSRKAFLKAIEAKEVDGEEAAYNEDLLPTEPERRSWGWIHYFTYYLTTSFSPTSYNLGASLATIGLQWWHTLIAATIASIFLSIVVALNSRGATRYHVGYPVMGRAAGGPRGAKFFIFIRGAVATIFFSTNLYYGGMLMAVLLRCIFGSAWDNIPNHLPANAGITSANMLAFFIYWFFQMGLMFVHPIVLRHIFVVKAFYSTVALFAVLGWAIHQNHGSLGNFHFDGQVILSGSSLVWPMISAINSVCAALCPILINQPDIARYAQKPSQATWSQTLGIFISKILIMFLSAGTTSAAKGFLGTSYWNVWDLYDAILTTYWGAGARAGIFFACFGMILAIMATNAGTNSLPAGADMSGLVPRYINIVRGQIICGLLGPLFFPWKIIANATSFLTFLSSYTVFLMPVCGIMVVDYWLIRRGNIHVPSLYSREPASPYTYWKGWNLRAMAAWLAGTAFVIHGVAGALKPGLTDQASKNMYKLGFFLSFLMSSAVYYAGNLLFPTQIYPEGKQDTPKTWEYMADSEGFFDGESVLTIRLGNGAVMSEKDIA; this comes from the exons ATGACCTGGGCTATACGGACTACGGACGCCTTTGGCTCTCGGAAAGCTTTtctcaaggccatcgaggcgAAAGAAgttgatggggaggaggCCGCCTACAATGAGGATTTGCTGCCAACAGAACCTG AACGTCGATCATGGGGATGGATTCACTATTTCACATATTACCTGACAACTTCCTTCTCGCCTACGAGCTACAACCTTGGAGCTTCTCTGGCTACTATTGGCCTG CAATGGTGGCACACCCTCATTGCTGCGACAATCGCCTCCATCTTCCTGTCCATCGTGGTTGCTCTGAACTCTCGAGGTGCGACACGATATCATGTCGGATACCCCGTCATGGGTCGCGCAGCTGGCGGCCCGCGTGGTGCTAagttcttcatcttcatccgcgGCGCTGTGGCAACgatcttcttttccaccAACCTCTACTATGGCGGAATGCTGATGGCCGTCCTGCTGCGATGCATCTTTGGCTCAGCGTGGGACAACATTCCAAACCATCTGCCCGCCAATGCTGGTATCACCAGCGCAAATatgctggccttcttcatctACTGGTTTTTCCAAATGGGTCTGATGTTTGTGCACCCTATTGTGCTCAGGcacatcttcgtcgtcaagGCATTCTACAGCACCGTCGCTCTGTTCGCCGTGTTGGGATGGGCTATCCACCAGAATCACGGCTCGCTAGGTAATTTCCACTTTGACGGGCAAGTCATTCTTTCAGGCTCGAGCCTCGTCTGGCCCATGATTTCAGCCATCAATTCCGTCTGCGCTGCTCTTTGCCCTATTTTAATCAACCAGCCTGACATTGCGCGGTACGCGCAAAAGCCGTCTCAAGCCACTTGGTCGCAAACTCTGGGTATCTTCATCAGTAAGATCTTGATCATGTTCCTCAGCGCCGGAACTACGAGCGCTGCGAAGGGGTTCTTGGGTACTTCCTACTGGAATGTGTGGGATCTTTACGACGCGATCCTGACTACCTATTGGGGTGCGGGTGCCCGTGCCGGTATTTTCTTTGCCTGCTTC GGAATGATTCTTGCTATTATGGCTACTAACGCTGGTACTAACTCGCTTCCGGCGGGTGCGGATATGAGCGGTCTTGTGCCCCGATATATCAATATTGTTCGTGGACAGATCATCTGTGGTCTTCTAGGTCCCTTGTTCTTCCCCTGGAAGATAATTGCCAACGCAACTAGCTTCCTGACATTTCTGTCGTCCTATACTGTCTTTCTGATGCCCGTTTGCGGTATTATGGTGGTTGACTACTGGCTTATTAGGCGCGGTAATATTCACGTCCCATCACTGTACAGTCGCGAGCCGGCTTCTCCCTATACATATTGGAAAGGCTGGAATCTCCgtgccatggcagcctggCTTGCAGGTACAGCATTCGTCATTCATGGCGTGGCTGGCGCCCTGAAACCTGGCCTGACGGACCAGGCCAGCAAGAACATGTACAAGCTTGGATTCTTCCTAAGTTTCCTCATGAGCTCGGCAGTCTACTATGCTGGAAATCTGCTCTTTCCTACACAGATCTACCCCGAGGGCAAGCAGGATACCCCCAAGACCTGGGAATATATGGCGGACTCCGAGGGGTTCTTTGATGGAGAAAGCGTTCTGACTATCAGGCTGGGCAATGGTGCTGTGATGTCAGAGAAAGACATTGCTTGA